The genomic DNA AGGTCTTCTCGGGTCCGCGGCTGTAGTCGAGTTCCGCTTTGATCCGGTGCCCATCGGGTGACCAGGCGGGTGCGGGCGGGAAGGTCCGCGGGATCACTGGCCCCAGCTCGTCGGCGCAGATCACCGTCGCGTCGTCGGGCGGGTGGGTGTAGAGGCCGATGATCCTTGTCCTTTTGGGACGAAGTCCGGGTCCTTCGACCTTGTCCAGGACCGGGTGCGGCGCCAGCGCACGCCCTCGGCGAGCAGGATACGGCGGACCTGTGAGCGGCCCACCTCGACCCCCTCGGCCCGCGCTGCCGCGGCCAGAGAATCCAGGGTCCACTCAGGTGGCCCGGACTCGTCGAAGGCCCATAGCTCCCCGACGGGCTCCCACCGCAGCCGCCCCGGCGGCACGGTCTTGACCAGGGAGATGATCCGCGATCGTTCCTCCTCGGTGATCCGTCGCTTGCGGCCCTGCCCGCCCAGATCATCCAGCCCTTGCAGGCCTGAGCGGTTGAAGCGGTGCAGCCAGCACCGGACCGTTTTCTGGCTGCAGTCCAGTTCTCCAGCGATCGCCGGCACCCGTAGTCCCGACCAGCTCAGCTCGATCATCCGGGCCCGCATCACTGCATCGCGGGGAGCCTTCCGTGCCCGCGACAATCGGCGAACGACGGCCCGTTCGTCCTCGTCCCGCCCCGGTCGTGCCCGTAAAACCATCGTCCAGCACCCGCCCCCGAGCATCGTCAACTACCCCGCCACCAGGACATATACCCAGCGAAAGAGGAACCCAGCACTAGTAGGGCTCCGTTAGGTCTGTCTCGCGGTCCTGTTTGGGGGCATGTTGAAGGTGTGGATGCACATGAAGTGAACCGTGCTCGGGCGACGTTGGCATTATTCGTGGCTGACGTGTTCGCGTCGGTGCCGCGTAAGGACCAGCGGGCGAAGGGCGACTGCTATCTGCGGGGGCTGATGCTGGACGGACGGCGTAAGTCGATCCAGCCGATGGCAGAGCGGCTGCCGGATGGCAACGAGCAGAACCTGCAGCAGTTCGTGAACCAGTCGACCTGGGATCCGGTGCCGGTGCGGCGGCGGATCGCGGAGCGGATGGTGGCGCAGATCGGCCCGGATGCCTGGGCGGTCGATGACGTGTCGTTCCCCAAGGACGGCAAGATGTCGGTCGCGGTCGCGCACCAGTACTGCGGGGCGCTGGGCAAGCAGGCCAACTGCCAGGTCGCGGTGAGCGTGCACGCGGTCTCCGACACTGCCTCCTGCCCGCTGCAGTGGCGGTTGTTCGTGCCCCAGGAGTGGGCGCACGACGCGCCACGGCGGCAGAAGACCGGGATACCGCCAGAGGTCGGGCACCGGGAGAAGTGGCGCCTGGCTCTGGACATCTTCGACGAGCTGGCCGGGTGGGGGCTGGTGCCGCCGGTGGTGGTGGCCGACGCCGGCTACGGGCAGAACGCCGACTTCCGCGACGGCCTGGACGGCCGGGGCATCGGCTATGTCGCGGCCATCCGCTCGGATGTGACCGTCCATCCGCACGATGCCGAGCCTTTCGCGCCGCCCTGGTCGGGCAACGGCCGCAAGCCCCAGCCCCGCTACCGCGACAAGCCGTCCTCGGTGGCGGCGCTGGCGACCGGCCACGGGCGGCAGGCCTTCACCGAGGTGACCTGGCGGGAAGGCTCCCGCGGACCGATGCGCTCGCATTTCCTGTCCCTGCGGGTGCGGCCGGCCGGGGTCAAATCCCGACGCCTCGCCCAGGCCGCCGCCACAGACGAAAACTGCTGGGACGGTGTCCTGCCCGAGGTCACACTGCTGGTCGAATGGCCCGAAGGCGCCGAGGCGCCCACCGACTACTGGCTGTCCAACCTGCCCGACACGCTCTCCCTCGCCGAACTGGTCCGCCTGGCGAAGATCCGCTGGCGCATCGAGCACGACTACCGCGAACTCAAGCACGGCCTCGGCCTGGACCACTTCGAGGGCCGCTCCTGGACCGGCTGGCACCACCACGTCTCCCTGGTCACCGCCGCCCACGCGTTCCTCACCGAACAGCGTCTGGCCCCAAAAGCCGGTACAGCGGACTCACCCTCTACCAGACCCTCGACGCCATCCAGGACCTGCTGAACTGCTGGAGCGGCACCTGCACCACCTGCCACCGCCCCCTGCCCAAAACATCCACCACCAGCCACAACCCAAGAGCCAGAGCAACCTAACGGAGCCCTACTAGTACCCGCGGAGTCGCTGCCGCCGGAAGTGGCAAGCGCATCAAGTGGAACAGCACGCTCGTCCGCGACAGCGGCACCTTCAGGATCTGCAGAAGCCGGGCGCCGCCGCGGCCGGCGAGCAGCACCCCGGCCATCTGCACCAGGTGCTGCAGCAGCGGGCTGCGGCGCTGATAGCGCACCGTCAGCCCCTCCACCTGCTCGGTGAACGTCCGCCGACCACAGCCCGGGCCGTCGCAGAACAGTCGCCGTACCGACAGCCCGATAACGACCGGACGGCCGCCGACAGCAACATCGGCCAGCGTGCGGCTATAGCGACTGTGCACCCGCGCGGAACCGCGGCCGCAGTCCGGACACGCCACCGTCAACTCCCGGGTGCAGGCTGCGATACGGACCACGCCGCCCGCCGCCCACACCCGTTCCACCCGCACCGCATCGAGATGCGGAGACACGATCCGTACGAGGTCATCACACTCGCCGACAATGCCGCGTCCTGTGACGGAGCGTCACCGGCGCACGGTGGCACACCCCAGCTTCACGGAAATCTTGCCAGGGCCACGTTCACTTGTACGCCGACACCGCGCTGCCAGGGGCTGTGCGGATCGGCGAAGTAGACCGGGACGCCGGTCTCGATCGTGAACTGGGCGTGCGCCGACAACTCCTTGCCCCGGTCCCAGGTCAGTGATCGCCATAGTTGCTCGGGCAGGGTGCCGATCGTCGCCGCAAGCGCATCCTTCATCGTCACCGCGCCGTAACCGGCCAGCGGCGGCCCGTTCTTGGTACGGGGAACGACGCCGTAGCCGTCCTGGCGGGGCAGGTGGACAAGCACCGTGTACCGGGTCGTGCGATCGACCAGCGTGCCAATCGCCGATCGCTCAAGTCCGATCAGGAGGTCGCCCTCCCAGTGTCCCGGTACGGCGCGGTCGTCGGCTTCGGCCGGCCGTTCGCTGATCAACACCTCGGGCGTGACGTGGGCCCACGCCTTCCGCTTGGACCGGGCACGAGGCACCCGCAGGGCTCTGCCGGTGCGCAGGCAGGCAACGAGCTCACGCTTGAGCGCTCCACGGCCTTCGACGAACAGGGCCTGGTAGATCGCCTCATGGCTGATCCGCATGGACTCATCATCGGGGAAGTCGACCTTCAGCCGGTTAGCGATCTGCTCCGGACTCCACGCCATGACCCATTGGCGGTCGCCGCGGTGCGGCTTGTTCCTCCCCTTCCACCGCGGGCTCTCCGGACCCAGGACCGTCCCGTCCGGGCGGCTGACCTGGCCGGACAGCCTTGCCTGCACGTAGTCCCGCAGCCGGTCGTTCGCGGCCAGCTTCGCTGTCTTCGGGCGCCGGGCCACGAGGTCGGCCTTCCACTGCGCGACCGAAGCCCGGTAGTCCAGCCGACCGCCACGGGTCGCGGCGTTGCGCCGCAGCTCCCGGGATACCGTCGATGGATCGCGGCCGAGACGTCGCGCGGTCTCCCGGACTCCGATGCCCTGCGCTTTGAGGATCGAGATCTCTTCACGCTCGTGAAAGGACAGGTACCGGCCGGACTGCGGAGCAAGATCCATTGGTGGCATGCCGCCACCGTGACAGAACCACCTGCAACCCGCCGCCTGGGATACGCCGACCGCAGCTGCCGCCTCCTCGGCGAGGCCGTCCCAGTGGGTCTCGTCCACGATGCGG from Streptomyces avermitilis MA-4680 = NBRC 14893 includes the following:
- a CDS encoding IS701-like element ISSav4 family transposase, producing MDAHEVNRARATLALFVADVFASVPRKDQRAKGDCYLRGLMLDGRRKSIQPMAERLPDGNEQNLQQFVNQSTWDPVPVRRRIAERMVAQIGPDAWAVDDVSFPKDGKMSVAVAHQYCGALGKQANCQVAVSVHAVSDTASCPLQWRLFVPQEWAHDAPRRQKTGIPPEVGHREKWRLALDIFDELAGWGLVPPVVVADAGYGQNADFRDGLDGRGIGYVAAIRSDVTVHPHDAEPFAPPWSGNGRKPQPRYRDKPSSVAALATGHGRQAFTEVTWREGSRGPMRSHFLSLRVRPAGVKSRRLAQAAATDENCWDGVLPEVTLLVEWPEGAEAPTDYWLSNLPDTLSLAELVRLAKIRWRIEHDYRELKHGLGLDHFEGRSWTGWHHHVSLVTAAHAFLTEQRLAPKAGTADSPSTRPSTPSRTC
- a CDS encoding helix-turn-helix domain-containing protein, whose product is MLGGGCWTMVLRARPGRDEDERAVVRRLSRARKAPRDAVMRARMIELSWSGLRVPAIAGELDCSQKTVRCWLHRFNRSGLQGLDDLGGQGRKRRITEEERSRIISLVKTVPPGRLRWEPVGELWAFDESGPPEWTLDSLAAAARAEGVEVGRSQVRRILLAEGVRWRRTRSWTRSKDPDFVPKGQGSSASTPTRPTTRR
- a CDS encoding transposase family protein; the encoded protein is MSPHLDAVRVERVWAAGGVVRIAACTRELTVACPDCGRGSARVHSRYSRTLADVAVGGRPVVIGLSVRRLFCDGPGCGRRTFTEQVEGLTVRYQRRSPLLQHLVQMAGVLLAGRGGARLLQILKVPLSRTSVLFHLMRLPLPAAATPRVLVGLR